The Citrifermentans bemidjiense Bem genome window below encodes:
- the cobA gene encoding uroporphyrinogen-III C-methyltransferase, giving the protein MKNGYVYLIGAGPGDPGLITVKGRDCLTKAQVVMYDYLANEELLRLAPKGAELIYAGKVGGEHNREQSQINELLVQKALSGKIVARLKGGDSFIFGRGGEECEALVEAGIPFEIVPGITAAVGATSYAGIPLTHRGVTTSVAFVTGHEKKGKASSEIDWEGLSLGSGTVVFYMGVTNLPHIACSMMEHGRAPQTPVALIRWGTRPEQEVLVGTLANIAEKAKAAEFKAPAITVVGEVVNLRETLRWFDNRPLFGRSVLVTRGADQAGGFTSKLEQLGARAYCCPTIEITPPTDHSALDEAIEGLDSFNWIIFTSYNAVKYFFARLSEHNLDTRALGRCRVCAVGPKTAAALAQYGIRADLIPSDYKAEGVIEIFSEMDMAGQWVLFPKGDRAREVITEELGRMGAQVIAPVAYANHTPDDIPAEALAALEDGRIDCATFTSSSTVQNLAAILGENRFLHLMQGVKVASIGPITSKTCRDLGLEVHMEPAEYTLDALAAEMIEYFRAGELR; this is encoded by the coding sequence ATGAAGAACGGATATGTCTATCTGATCGGTGCGGGTCCTGGAGACCCGGGCCTGATCACGGTGAAAGGGCGCGATTGCCTGACCAAGGCCCAGGTGGTGATGTACGACTACCTGGCCAACGAGGAACTGCTGCGCCTCGCCCCGAAGGGGGCGGAGCTCATCTACGCCGGCAAGGTCGGCGGCGAGCACAACCGGGAGCAGAGCCAGATCAACGAACTACTGGTACAGAAGGCGCTCTCGGGCAAGATCGTGGCGAGACTCAAGGGGGGCGATTCCTTCATCTTCGGGCGCGGCGGCGAAGAATGCGAGGCGCTGGTCGAGGCCGGCATCCCCTTCGAGATCGTCCCCGGCATCACCGCTGCAGTCGGCGCCACCAGCTATGCCGGTATCCCCCTTACCCATCGCGGCGTGACCACCTCCGTCGCCTTCGTCACCGGGCACGAGAAGAAAGGGAAGGCCAGTTCCGAAATCGATTGGGAAGGTCTCTCTCTGGGAAGCGGCACCGTCGTCTTCTACATGGGCGTCACCAACCTGCCGCACATAGCCTGCAGCATGATGGAGCACGGCCGCGCGCCGCAGACCCCGGTGGCGCTGATCCGCTGGGGCACCCGCCCCGAGCAGGAAGTGCTGGTCGGAACGCTGGCGAACATCGCAGAAAAGGCGAAGGCCGCCGAGTTCAAGGCGCCCGCCATCACCGTAGTCGGCGAAGTGGTCAACCTCAGGGAAACCCTGCGCTGGTTCGACAACCGCCCGCTCTTCGGGCGCTCGGTCCTGGTGACCCGCGGCGCCGACCAGGCGGGCGGGTTCACCTCCAAGCTGGAGCAGCTCGGCGCCAGGGCTTACTGCTGCCCGACCATCGAAATCACCCCGCCCACCGATCATTCCGCACTCGACGAGGCGATCGAGGGGCTGGACAGCTTCAACTGGATCATCTTCACCTCGTACAACGCCGTGAAGTACTTCTTCGCCAGACTCTCCGAGCACAACCTCGACACCCGTGCCCTCGGCCGCTGCCGCGTCTGCGCCGTCGGTCCCAAGACCGCCGCGGCGCTGGCTCAATACGGCATTCGGGCCGATCTGATCCCTTCCGATTACAAGGCCGAGGGGGTCATCGAAATCTTTTCCGAGATGGACATGGCAGGACAATGGGTGCTTTTCCCCAAAGGCGACCGTGCCCGCGAAGTCATCACCGAGGAGTTGGGGCGGATGGGAGCCCAGGTCATCGCACCTGTCGCCTATGCGAACCACACCCCTGACGATATCCCAGCCGAGGCGCTCGCCGCCCTCGAGGACGGTCGCATCGACTGCGCCACCTTCACCTCCTCCTCCACCGTGCAGAACTTGGCCGCCATCCTGGGCGAGAACCGGTTCCTGCATCTGATGCAAGGAGTAAAGGTCGCCTCCATCGGCCCCATCACCTCCAAGACCTGCCGGGATCTGGGGCTTGAGGTGCACATGGAGCCCGCCGAGTACACGCTCGACGCGCTGGCCGCGGAGATGATCGAATATTTTCGCGCAGGGGAATTACGGTAA
- the hemB gene encoding porphobilinogen synthase: MFYPLYRARRIRGKEVFRNMVRETSLSANDLIYPMFSAFGKGIKKEISSMPGIYQQSIENIVEEAQEVYELGVPAVILFGIPEQKDAMGTDAYSDTGIIQETIRAIKKSVPKLAVITDVCMCEYTDHGHCGVIKNGDVDNDETLELLAKEALSHAKAGADMVAPSDMMDGRVAAIRESLDNNGFNQIPLMSYAVKYASGYYGPFREAAESTPQFGDRRSYQMDPANRLEAIREARMDVEEGADILMVKPGLPYLDIVREVRNEFNLPTAVYNVSGEYSMIKSAAKMGWIDEDRVIMETMMSFKRAGADLILTYHSKEVAKLLRKGYEADISDRCGCGCR, encoded by the coding sequence ATGTTCTACCCACTGTACAGAGCGAGAAGGATCCGGGGCAAAGAAGTCTTCAGAAACATGGTCAGGGAGACCTCGCTTTCCGCCAATGACCTCATATACCCGATGTTTTCCGCCTTCGGCAAAGGGATCAAGAAAGAGATCTCCTCCATGCCCGGCATCTATCAGCAGTCCATCGAGAACATCGTCGAGGAGGCGCAGGAAGTTTACGAGCTGGGTGTTCCCGCCGTCATCCTCTTCGGCATTCCCGAGCAGAAGGACGCCATGGGGACCGACGCCTACTCCGACACCGGGATCATCCAGGAGACCATTCGCGCCATCAAGAAATCCGTTCCCAAGCTCGCCGTCATCACCGACGTCTGCATGTGCGAGTACACCGATCACGGCCATTGCGGCGTGATCAAAAACGGCGACGTCGACAACGACGAGACCCTGGAGCTGCTCGCCAAAGAAGCCCTTTCCCATGCCAAGGCCGGTGCCGACATGGTCGCACCCTCCGACATGATGGACGGGCGCGTCGCAGCCATCCGCGAGTCTTTGGACAACAACGGCTTCAACCAGATCCCGCTGATGAGCTACGCCGTCAAGTACGCTTCCGGGTACTATGGTCCGTTCAGGGAAGCCGCCGAGTCCACGCCGCAGTTCGGCGACCGTCGTTCCTACCAGATGGATCCGGCTAACCGGCTCGAAGCCATCCGCGAAGCACGCATGGACGTCGAAGAAGGCGCCGACATCCTCATGGTGAAACCCGGCCTTCCCTACCTCGACATCGTGCGCGAGGTGAGGAACGAGTTCAACCTCCCGACCGCCGTGTACAACGTCTCCGGCGAGTACAGCATGATCAAGTCCGCCGCCAAGATGGGTTGGATCGACGAAGACCGCGTCATTATGGAGACCATGATGTCCTTCAAGCGTGCCGGTGCCGACCTGATCCTGACCTATCACTCCAAAGAAGTAGCCAAGCTTTTGAGGAAAGGGTACGAAGCCGACATCAGCGATCGCTGCGGCTGCGGCTGCAGGTAA
- a CDS encoding cupin domain-containing protein — protein sequence MAEKKGVALGEKLNLVNLAGYQDGAVVSRTVIDKPVGTITAFAFDAGEGLSEHTAPYDAFVQVLDGEAEINIDGTAHNVAAGEIIIMPANKPHSLRAVKPFKMLLVMIRA from the coding sequence ATGGCTGAGAAAAAAGGGGTGGCTCTTGGAGAGAAGCTGAATCTGGTGAACCTGGCTGGCTATCAGGATGGCGCGGTGGTGAGCAGGACGGTCATAGACAAGCCGGTGGGAACTATCACTGCGTTCGCCTTTGACGCGGGAGAGGGGCTGAGTGAGCATACCGCCCCCTATGACGCGTTCGTGCAGGTGCTGGATGGGGAGGCGGAGATCAATATAGACGGGACCGCTCACAATGTCGCGGCGGGGGAGATCATCATCATGCCGGCGAATAAGCCGCATTCGCTTAGGGCGGTGAAGCCGTTCAAGATGCTGCTGGTGATGATCAGGGCTTAA
- a CDS encoding ribonuclease Z has product MPKPFRYLEPTFFAGLFDDPLLLVRVRPTGRALLFDCGKMHHLAKRVYTSIDAIFISHAHMDHFMGMDSVVRHSHASPRTIDVFGPPGLAARMGHKFSCYDWNLADTFWGNFRVSEIDDGRISSTLFSGPDAFAASREGERSGVLYSNRHLTVTSAQCEHRIPVLAYKVEEGAAFVIDDERMAEACVRKGAWLKDLEKLFRDGEMKGNPVRHLCVSGEEVEERLEPDAAALYQRIRKFEEPASIGYVTDIGYSEENMASLEGLVKGVTLLVCECAFLASEQTKARLSRHMSTADFNMMLDRLRPKYVLPMHFSKTYQRGSEPLYREIEPPPGVTVLKIPDRLTPRPIMESEVPRPVELKT; this is encoded by the coding sequence ATGCCCAAACCTTTTCGCTACCTGGAACCCACCTTTTTTGCCGGTCTCTTTGACGACCCGCTGCTTTTGGTTCGCGTGCGCCCTACCGGACGTGCTCTTCTCTTCGACTGCGGCAAGATGCACCACCTAGCCAAGAGGGTCTACACCTCCATCGACGCCATATTCATCAGCCACGCCCACATGGACCATTTCATGGGGATGGACAGCGTTGTCCGCCACAGCCACGCCTCTCCCCGCACTATCGACGTCTTCGGTCCTCCGGGTCTTGCGGCTCGCATGGGTCACAAGTTCTCCTGCTACGATTGGAACCTCGCCGACACCTTCTGGGGCAACTTCAGGGTAAGCGAGATAGACGACGGCCGGATCAGCAGCACGCTTTTTAGCGGCCCCGATGCCTTCGCCGCCAGCAGGGAAGGGGAGCGCTCCGGCGTCCTTTACAGCAACAGGCACCTCACCGTGACCAGCGCGCAGTGCGAGCACAGGATACCCGTCCTCGCCTACAAGGTGGAAGAAGGCGCTGCCTTCGTGATTGACGACGAACGGATGGCCGAAGCGTGCGTCAGAAAAGGCGCGTGGCTGAAGGATCTGGAGAAGCTCTTTCGTGATGGGGAAATGAAGGGGAACCCGGTAAGGCATCTCTGTGTCAGCGGAGAAGAAGTGGAAGAACGACTGGAACCCGATGCCGCGGCACTGTATCAGCGGATCAGGAAGTTCGAGGAACCCGCGAGCATCGGCTATGTCACCGACATCGGGTACTCAGAGGAAAACATGGCGAGCCTGGAAGGATTGGTAAAGGGAGTGACGCTTCTTGTCTGTGAGTGCGCTTTCCTCGCCTCCGAGCAAACCAAGGCGCGGCTTTCAAGGCACATGAGCACCGCCGATTTCAACATGATGTTGGACCGGCTGCGCCCCAAGTACGTGTTGCCGATGCACTTCTCCAAGACCTATCAGCGTGGAAGCGAGCCCCTGTACCGGGAGATAGAGCCGCCGCCGGGAGTAACAGTGTTGAAGATCCCCGACCGCCTGACCCCCCGCCCGATCATGGAAAGCGAGGTGCCGAGGCCGGTGGAACTAAAAACCTGA
- a CDS encoding translation initiation factor Sui1: MKKTSSNNDAPVVYSSEFGRMCPGCGKPLKDCVCRKNASAPAGDGVVRLRRETKGRGGKTVIVIAGLPLDADKLTALAGELKRRCGCGGTAKDGIIEIQGDHADVLLAELAKRGYKAKRAGG; the protein is encoded by the coding sequence ATGAAAAAGACCAGCTCCAACAACGACGCCCCCGTAGTCTACTCCTCCGAATTCGGCCGCATGTGCCCGGGTTGCGGCAAGCCCCTCAAGGATTGCGTTTGCCGCAAGAACGCCTCAGCCCCTGCAGGCGACGGCGTAGTGCGTCTAAGGCGCGAAACAAAAGGGAGAGGCGGCAAGACAGTCATCGTCATTGCCGGCCTCCCCCTCGATGCAGATAAACTCACCGCCCTTGCCGGAGAGCTGAAACGCCGCTGCGGCTGCGGCGGTACCGCCAAAGACGGCATAATCGAGATCCAGGGCGACCACGCCGACGTCCTTTTAGCCGAACTCGCCAAGCGCGGCTACAAGGCCAAGCGCGCCGGCGGCTAG
- a CDS encoding RNA-binding S4 domain-containing protein has protein sequence MKIDTEFIKLDSFLKAVDAVCSGGEAKIIISEGMVSVNGEVELRRGRKLRRGDKVQVEKKTFLVE, from the coding sequence GTGAAGATAGATACTGAATTCATCAAACTGGACAGCTTCCTCAAAGCTGTGGACGCTGTCTGTTCAGGCGGCGAGGCGAAGATCATCATCTCTGAGGGGATGGTGTCGGTGAACGGCGAGGTGGAACTGCGCCGCGGCAGGAAACTGCGCCGCGGCGACAAGGTTCAAGTCGAGAAAAAGACGTTCCTGGTGGAATAG
- a CDS encoding elongation factor P — MYTTNDFKKGLVIQLDGAPCVLVDVSFQSPSARGANTMVKTKYRNLITSQVLEKTFRSGDKVDEADFERHKGQFLYADGGRGVFMDLETYEQFEMEEDNFSAIAPFLLDGTEVQLGIFQERMVNVDLPMTVELVVTETAPAMKNATATAQTKEAVLETGLRLQVPPYLEAGEKIKVDTRDGRFISRA; from the coding sequence ATGTACACTACCAATGATTTCAAGAAGGGTCTCGTCATCCAGTTGGACGGCGCTCCCTGCGTGTTAGTAGACGTAAGCTTCCAGTCCCCGTCCGCCCGCGGCGCCAACACAATGGTCAAGACCAAGTACCGCAACCTGATCACCTCCCAGGTGCTGGAGAAGACCTTCCGTTCCGGCGACAAGGTAGACGAAGCGGACTTCGAGCGCCACAAGGGGCAGTTCCTTTATGCCGACGGCGGCCGCGGCGTCTTCATGGATCTGGAGACCTACGAGCAGTTCGAGATGGAAGAAGACAACTTCAGCGCCATAGCCCCCTTCCTGTTGGACGGTACCGAAGTACAGCTCGGCATCTTCCAGGAGCGCATGGTCAACGTCGATCTTCCCATGACCGTCGAGCTGGTAGTCACCGAGACCGCCCCCGCGATGAAAAACGCCACCGCCACAGCCCAGACCAAAGAAGCAGTCCTAGAGACCGGTTTGCGTCTGCAGGTGCCGCCGTACCTTGAAGCCGGAGAGAAGATCAAAGTAGACACCCGCGACGGCCGTTTCATCTCCCGCGCGTAG
- a CDS encoding DUF2442 domain-containing protein encodes MNKPPRIEEVTVTVPAGLVIRWTTGETMQADIGDWMLRFALLEPLKDSEVFKKARVGWYGHSVEWSEDIELGADHLYTRCKAQAGEPSPEEFNEWMKRNDLSLSTAAEALGMTRRMITHYRTGSKRIPRNIWLACIGWETLKHKHAA; translated from the coding sequence ATGAACAAACCCCCGCGAATTGAAGAAGTCACTGTAACGGTGCCTGCCGGTCTGGTTATCCGTTGGACGACCGGTGAAACCATGCAAGCCGACATTGGAGACTGGATGTTGCGTTTTGCACTATTAGAACCGCTCAAAGATTCAGAGGTCTTCAAAAAGGCTCGTGTCGGCTGGTACGGTCACAGCGTAGAATGGAGCGAAGACATCGAGCTTGGAGCCGACCATTTGTACACCCGTTGTAAGGCACAGGCAGGTGAACCGTCCCCTGAAGAATTCAACGAATGGATGAAGCGCAACGATCTTTCCTTGTCGACTGCTGCGGAGGCGCTTGGTATGACCCGCAGGATGATCACTCACTACCGCACTGGCAGCAAGCGGATTCCACGAAATATCTGGCTTGCATGTATCGGGTGGGAGACACTCAAGCATAAACACGCTGCATGA